In Halanaeroarchaeum sp. HSR-CO, one DNA window encodes the following:
- a CDS encoding MFS transporter has protein sequence MTNRRDRFALAAVVFAIMLSQVLLYPGIDTLVAALGAETALDASMWFLAAEFAAFVAFAGVWGAASDAAGRRRAFVVLGALGGAVGYGLLAVLPRFTTVTFGTVLGVRVLQGAATIGALSLAMTMLMDLDGGHGRNMGAAGIAIGLGTAIGSPLGGQLYEVGPLVPLFAASGFLVVVAGLALFVEERAANPQRETFRRAVQTVRSRPVLGVPYAFGFIDRLTAGFFALVGTLYFRTVFELDPGATGAMLALFFAPFALFQYPFGVLSDRIGRTIPIVAGSAAYGLGIVGVGLAAGPRPAGAMLFVVGVLGALMAPATMALVTDMADATERGVAMAGFNIFGSLGFLAGILAGGIIASERGFRDAFLAVGGIEIAIALVMIPFFVSWRRRNPNDLEATAESADAGEAGQTEESPS, from the coding sequence ATGACCAATCGCCGCGACCGATTCGCGCTCGCCGCCGTCGTGTTCGCCATCATGCTCTCCCAGGTGCTCCTCTACCCCGGTATCGACACCCTCGTCGCCGCCCTGGGCGCCGAGACGGCCCTCGACGCGAGCATGTGGTTTCTCGCCGCCGAGTTTGCGGCATTCGTCGCGTTCGCGGGGGTCTGGGGCGCGGCGAGCGACGCCGCCGGGCGCCGCCGGGCTTTCGTCGTCCTGGGGGCCCTCGGTGGAGCCGTCGGGTACGGCCTCCTCGCCGTGCTGCCGCGGTTCACCACGGTGACATTCGGGACCGTCCTGGGCGTGCGCGTTCTTCAGGGGGCCGCCACCATCGGCGCACTCTCGCTCGCGATGACGATGCTGATGGACCTCGACGGCGGGCACGGTCGGAACATGGGCGCGGCGGGGATCGCCATCGGCCTCGGGACAGCCATCGGGTCACCGCTGGGGGGCCAACTCTACGAGGTCGGACCGCTGGTGCCGCTGTTTGCGGCCAGCGGGTTCCTCGTAGTGGTCGCCGGTCTCGCGCTGTTCGTCGAGGAGCGGGCGGCGAACCCACAGCGGGAGACGTTTCGGCGGGCCGTCCAGACGGTCCGCTCCCGCCCCGTACTCGGGGTGCCCTACGCCTTCGGGTTCATCGACCGCCTCACCGCCGGATTCTTCGCGCTCGTCGGGACGCTGTACTTCCGGACCGTCTTCGAACTCGATCCCGGCGCCACCGGCGCGATGCTCGCACTCTTTTTCGCGCCGTTCGCGCTGTTCCAGTACCCCTTCGGCGTTCTCTCGGATCGGATCGGGCGGACGATACCGATCGTCGCCGGGTCCGCGGCCTACGGACTGGGTATCGTGGGCGTCGGCCTGGCGGCGGGACCGCGGCCCGCTGGGGCGATGTTGTTCGTGGTCGGCGTGCTCGGGGCGCTGATGGCGCCGGCCACGATGGCGCTGGTCACCGATATGGCCGACGCGACGGAGCGTGGCGTCGCGATGGCCGGGTTCAACATCTTCGGGAGCCTCGGATTCCTCGCGGGGATCCTCGCGGGTGGGATCATCGCCTCGGAACGCGGCTTCCGGGACGCCTTCCTCGCGGTCGGGGGCATCGAGATCGCCATCGCGCTCGTCATGATCCCCTTTTTCGTCTCCTGGCGGCGTCGCAACCCGAACGACCTCGAAGCGACAGCGGAGTCCGCCGATGCGGGAGAGGCGGGACAGACGGAGGAATCTCCCTCGTAG
- a CDS encoding universal stress protein has translation MFDAILVPTDGSPEIDGALARAVDLARMDDATVHALYVADSGAEPVSSESQAQTTLRQALVARGNEATAAVREFTSDYDVEVVSDVLEGVPYRTILEYSQREAIDLIVMGTRGRSGGGDRRLGSTTERVAVVSEVPVLSVPLAAGATVPSSRYGLVDTVLIPTDGSDPAARAAERGIEFAERYGADVYLVYVVDTSTYDFEDTPRSILGLLKDGGQNAVDEIASLARDRNLQTTTDVLRGLPEAEILEYAAGIDADLIVMGTRGRGATPDQVLGSITGRLLRRSPIPVLTVG, from the coding sequence ATGTTCGACGCCATTCTCGTTCCGACCGATGGGAGCCCCGAGATCGACGGGGCGCTCGCTCGCGCCGTGGACCTCGCCCGGATGGACGACGCGACGGTCCACGCGCTGTACGTGGCCGACAGCGGTGCCGAACCAGTCTCGAGCGAGTCTCAGGCACAGACGACACTGCGACAGGCCCTGGTAGCACGCGGGAACGAAGCGACCGCGGCAGTGCGGGAGTTCACCAGCGACTACGACGTCGAGGTCGTGAGCGACGTCCTGGAGGGCGTCCCCTATCGGACGATCCTCGAGTACAGTCAGCGCGAAGCCATCGACCTGATCGTGATGGGAACCCGCGGTCGCTCCGGCGGGGGAGACCGTCGGCTGGGAAGCACCACCGAGCGAGTCGCGGTCGTCTCGGAGGTACCGGTCCTCTCGGTCCCACTCGCCGCCGGTGCCACGGTCCCGTCGTCGAGGTATGGACTGGTGGACACGGTCCTCATCCCGACCGATGGCAGCGATCCAGCGGCGCGGGCGGCCGAACGCGGCATCGAATTCGCCGAGCGATACGGCGCCGACGTGTACTTGGTCTACGTCGTCGACACGTCGACGTACGACTTCGAGGATACGCCACGGAGCATCCTCGGGTTGCTCAAGGACGGGGGACAGAACGCCGTCGACGAGATCGCATCACTGGCCCGTGACCGCAACCTCCAGACGACGACGGACGTCCTCCGGGGCCTCCCGGAAGCGGAGATCCTGGAGTACGCCGCGGGGATCGACGCCGACCTGATCGTGATGGGGACCCGCGGTCGGGGCGCGACCCCGGACCAGGTGCTCGGGAGTATCACCGGACGGCTCCTCCGGCGATCGCCCATACCGGTGTTGACGGTCGGATAG
- a CDS encoding high-potential iron-sulfur protein, with product MDLDTLANRRAYLRYTGVAAVTALAGCGGDGNGGEPEPNHEVPHPDDGSLADAEATGTAFEGEDRDPDLVQAKDAETVNYQHIPEGDEHCGNCEEFVPDQNDDDYGACLLVDGKIHPCDWCALYEGPYEGDDAVPCSM from the coding sequence ATGGACCTGGATACGCTCGCGAATCGGCGGGCCTACCTGAGATACACCGGTGTGGCGGCCGTCACGGCACTGGCTGGGTGTGGTGGGGACGGGAACGGTGGGGAACCCGAACCGAACCACGAGGTTCCGCATCCCGACGATGGGAGCCTGGCGGACGCCGAGGCGACCGGAACGGCCTTCGAGGGCGAGGACCGCGACCCGGACCTCGTGCAGGCCAAAGATGCGGAGACGGTCAATTACCAGCACATTCCGGAGGGGGACGAGCACTGTGGCAACTGTGAGGAATTCGTCCCCGACCAGAACGACGACGACTACGGCGCGTGCCTCCTCGTCGACGGCAAGATCCATCCCTGCGACTGGTGTGCCCTGTACGAGGGACCGTACGAGGGTGACGACGCAGTACCGTGTTCGATGTGA
- a CDS encoding SOS response-associated peptidase, translated as MCGRTSLFTPQPEIERRFEATFERDFEPRYNVAPGEELVVVHDDDQETLTDDEWGFVPHWADDFAEGPRPINARAETVDENDLFRSAFENRRALVVADGFYEWQGDRGGKQPYRVAMAENRLFAMAGIWSRWANGGAERTTVAIITTDANDVVEPIHDRMPVILDEAHESTWLEPDSLADAKDLLHPYEGEDLGAYPISTVVNDPANDSPAVIDPIGGETGQTGLDSFGSD; from the coding sequence ATGTGCGGGCGCACCTCGCTGTTCACGCCACAGCCCGAGATCGAACGGCGCTTCGAGGCGACGTTCGAACGCGACTTCGAACCCCGGTACAACGTCGCCCCGGGCGAGGAGCTCGTCGTCGTCCACGACGACGATCAGGAGACGCTCACCGACGACGAATGGGGGTTCGTTCCCCACTGGGCCGACGATTTCGCCGAGGGTCCGCGCCCGATAAACGCTCGTGCCGAGACGGTCGACGAGAACGACCTGTTCCGCTCGGCGTTCGAGAACCGGCGGGCGCTCGTCGTCGCCGACGGCTTCTACGAGTGGCAGGGTGATCGGGGCGGCAAGCAGCCCTACCGGGTCGCCATGGCGGAGAACCGGCTGTTCGCGATGGCCGGCATCTGGAGTCGGTGGGCGAACGGCGGGGCGGAACGGACCACCGTCGCGATCATCACGACCGACGCGAACGACGTGGTCGAACCCATCCACGACCGGATGCCGGTCATCCTCGACGAAGCGCACGAATCGACGTGGCTCGAACCGGACTCGCTCGCGGACGCAAAGGATCTGCTCCACCCCTACGAGGGTGAGGACCTCGGGGCCTATCCGATATCGACGGTCGTGAACGACCCCGCGAACGACTCGCCGGCGGTCATCGACCCGATCGGCGGTGAGACCGGCCAGACCGGTCTCGATTCGTTCGGGTCGGATTGA
- a CDS encoding RNA-guided pseudouridylation complex pseudouridine synthase subunit Cbf5: MPHLRDAPDDRDPEALLEFGVLNLDKPPGPSAHQVSAWIRDSVGVEKAAHAGTLDPKVTGCLPVLLGAGTRLVPALLEGAKSYVAVLELHDDPPADLESVVAEFEGEIYQKPPKKSAVARRLRTRTIHDLDVLEVADRQALLDIRCESGTYVRKLCHDVGLALGTGAHMGDLRRTGTDPFDDTDLVTLHDLADALAVWRDDGDDEWLREVVHPAERALTHIPSVTIAPSAAEEVAEGAPVYAPGVIDADDAPEDSLVACYTPNGAAVCLGRLVGDADADEGLVVDLERVLV, from the coding sequence ATGCCACACCTTCGCGACGCACCGGACGACCGCGATCCCGAGGCGCTACTCGAGTTCGGCGTCCTCAACCTCGACAAACCGCCCGGCCCGTCGGCCCACCAGGTCTCGGCCTGGATCCGCGACTCGGTCGGCGTCGAGAAGGCTGCTCACGCCGGAACGCTCGACCCGAAGGTCACCGGCTGTCTCCCGGTCCTGCTCGGTGCGGGAACCCGCCTCGTCCCCGCGCTCCTGGAAGGCGCGAAGTCGTACGTGGCCGTCCTCGAACTCCACGACGACCCGCCGGCCGATCTGGAATCGGTCGTCGCCGAGTTCGAGGGCGAGATCTACCAGAAGCCCCCGAAGAAGAGCGCCGTCGCACGCCGCTTGCGCACCCGGACGATTCACGACCTCGACGTCCTCGAGGTGGCAGATCGCCAGGCGCTGCTCGACATCCGGTGTGAGAGCGGGACCTACGTCCGGAAGCTTTGCCACGACGTCGGGCTGGCGCTGGGGACCGGCGCCCACATGGGCGACCTGCGCCGCACCGGCACCGACCCCTTCGACGACACCGACCTGGTCACGCTGCACGACCTCGCCGACGCCCTGGCCGTCTGGCGAGACGACGGGGACGACGAGTGGCTTCGCGAGGTCGTCCATCCCGCGGAGCGGGCGCTGACACACATCCCGAGCGTGACCATCGCGCCGAGTGCCGCCGAAGAGGTCGCCGAGGGCGCGCCGGTCTACGCCCCCGGCGTCATCGACGCGGACGACGCTCCCGAGGACAGTCTCGTGGCCTGTTACACCCCGAACGGGGCCGCCGTCTGCCTGGGCCGGCTGGTTGGCGACGCGGACGCCGACGAGGGACTGGTCGTCGACCTGGAACGGGTACTGGTGTAG
- the cmk gene encoding (d)CMP kinase: MLITISGPIGSGKSTAARALAEELGYEHVSGGDIFRSLADERDYTPLEFNKLAEEDDQIDRDLDRRLRQTARERDDLVLESRLSGWMAGDYADIRVWLDAPEDVRAARVADRENTPIEEARRTLHARAESEVVRYRRYYDIDFSDRSIYDLSVNTARWGPEGVMEVVRTAVAQYDPDDDEGAFPIEGVDYEF, translated from the coding sequence ATGTTGATCACCATCTCCGGTCCCATCGGTAGCGGCAAGAGCACCGCTGCCCGGGCGCTCGCCGAGGAACTCGGCTACGAGCACGTCTCCGGGGGCGACATCTTTCGCTCGCTCGCCGACGAGCGAGACTATACGCCGCTCGAATTCAACAAACTCGCCGAGGAGGACGACCAGATCGACCGCGACCTCGACCGACGGCTGCGCCAGACGGCCCGCGAGCGGGACGACCTCGTGCTCGAATCCCGACTCTCCGGGTGGATGGCCGGCGATTACGCGGATATTCGGGTCTGGCTGGACGCCCCAGAGGACGTCCGGGCCGCCCGCGTCGCCGACCGCGAGAACACGCCGATCGAGGAGGCCCGACGTACCCTCCACGCCCGGGCAGAGAGCGAGGTCGTCCGCTACCGCCGGTACTACGACATCGACTTCTCCGATCGCTCCATCTACGACCTCTCCGTGAACACCGCACGCTGGGGGCCGGAGGGCGTCATGGAGGTCGTTCGAACGGCCGTCGCGCAGTACGATCCCGACGATGACGAGGGCGCGTTCCCCATCGAAGGCGTGGACTACGAGTTCTGA
- a CDS encoding DUF106 domain-containing protein, with translation MVRTAEKVRDLVEEDPALQSVLADLLESEDELRWRDVKGDLTSGQWGRLLQKDVLVEGDDGFRFADPEAVREGLDIAGDGESGSSPAPEDIEDEETSWTTYDKAAALFSLGLFAGYSFGPVRNIIGSAMDVFLGPLDAILPFYAVIIVLAVMTGLYSTVLQGSLMNMDKMGAYQERMKDIQERQKAARERGDDEALDRIREEQMDAMGDQLGMFKEQFRPMVWIMVITIPVFLWMYWKILPGASGQIVGVEPDQIIMPIVGSVDSWRSGVVGPLQAWILWYILASISFSQVIRKALNIQTTPTS, from the coding sequence ATGGTACGAACCGCGGAGAAGGTACGCGACCTCGTCGAGGAGGACCCGGCCCTCCAGAGCGTGCTCGCGGACCTGCTCGAATCCGAGGACGAACTCCGCTGGCGGGACGTGAAGGGAGACCTCACCAGCGGACAGTGGGGCCGCCTCCTCCAGAAGGACGTCCTCGTGGAGGGCGACGATGGGTTCCGTTTCGCCGACCCGGAAGCCGTCCGCGAGGGCCTCGACATCGCGGGCGATGGTGAATCGGGCTCCTCCCCAGCACCGGAAGACATCGAGGACGAGGAGACGAGCTGGACAACCTACGACAAGGCCGCAGCCCTGTTCTCGCTCGGCCTGTTCGCGGGTTACTCCTTCGGTCCGGTCCGGAACATCATCGGCTCCGCGATGGACGTCTTTTTGGGCCCGCTCGACGCGATACTCCCGTTCTACGCCGTGATCATCGTCCTCGCGGTGATGACCGGCCTGTACTCGACGGTCCTTCAGGGGAGCCTGATGAACATGGACAAGATGGGTGCCTATCAGGAACGGATGAAGGACATCCAGGAGCGCCAGAAAGCGGCCCGCGAACGCGGTGACGACGAGGCCCTCGACCGCATCCGCGAGGAGCAGATGGACGCGATGGGCGACCAGCTCGGGATGTTCAAAGAGCAGTTCCGCCCGATGGTCTGGATCATGGTGATCACCATCCCGGTGTTCCTCTGGATGTACTGGAAGATTTTGCCAGGGGCCTCCGGGCAGATCGTCGGGGTCGAACCCGACCAGATCATTATGCCGATCGTCGGCTCGGTCGACTCCTGGCGGTCGGGCGTCGTCGGCCCGCTCCAGGCGTGGATCCTCTGGTACATCCTGGCGTCGATCAGCTTCTCCCAGGTTATCCGGAAAGCGCTGAACATCCAGACCACGCCGACGTCCTGA
- a CDS encoding adenylate kinase, whose product MGAPRVLLLGAPGAGKGTQSRRLVEEFGVEHVTTGDALRANKDMETEYGTPREFMEAGDLVPDPVVNEIVEAALSEADGFVLDGYPRNESQVEYLDGITDLDAVLYLAVAESELIARLTGRRVCEDCGANYHVEFNPPEEPGVCDECGGDLYQRDDDTEAVARDRIETYRESTEPVIEYFREKGTLVEIDGEQTPDEVWTDVHEAVAERADP is encoded by the coding sequence ATGGGAGCACCACGAGTGTTGCTTCTCGGCGCCCCGGGTGCCGGGAAGGGAACCCAGTCACGACGACTCGTCGAGGAGTTCGGCGTCGAACACGTCACCACTGGCGACGCCCTCCGCGCGAACAAGGACATGGAGACCGAGTACGGGACGCCACGAGAGTTCATGGAGGCCGGCGACCTCGTGCCGGACCCCGTCGTCAACGAGATCGTGGAGGCCGCACTGTCCGAGGCCGACGGCTTCGTACTGGACGGGTATCCGCGAAACGAATCGCAAGTCGAGTACCTGGATGGCATCACTGACCTCGATGCAGTCCTGTACCTGGCCGTCGCGGAGTCAGAACTCATCGCCCGTCTCACCGGACGGCGCGTCTGCGAGGACTGCGGGGCGAACTACCACGTCGAGTTCAACCCACCCGAGGAGCCCGGGGTCTGTGACGAGTGCGGCGGCGACCTCTACCAGCGGGACGACGACACCGAGGCGGTCGCTCGCGACCGCATCGAGACCTACCGCGAGAGCACCGAACCGGTCATCGAGTACTTCCGGGAGAAGGGAACCCTGGTCGAGATCGACGGCGAACAGACCCCCGATGAAGTCTGGACCGACGTGCACGAGGCGGTGGCCGAGCGCGCCGACCCGTGA
- a CDS encoding universal stress protein, whose protein sequence is MAESLLSRVVVPVAGPDDAAATCEVAVPHVAAAGGSLTAVYVVEKAGGAIDKASVEQREEFAEEAFEAVRSACNGADVDCSTEIVFGTDVVDAILDFGRDTDASAIVFSPRRGSRWLDLLSGNLSAKLVKQADRPVIVFPSDGEEE, encoded by the coding sequence ATGGCTGAATCTCTGCTCTCCAGGGTCGTCGTCCCCGTCGCCGGCCCCGATGACGCCGCCGCGACGTGCGAGGTGGCCGTTCCGCACGTGGCCGCGGCCGGTGGCTCGCTGACCGCGGTGTACGTCGTCGAGAAGGCGGGCGGGGCGATCGATAAGGCGTCCGTCGAACAGCGAGAGGAGTTCGCCGAGGAGGCCTTCGAAGCGGTCCGGAGCGCCTGTAACGGCGCCGACGTGGACTGCTCGACGGAAATCGTCTTCGGGACGGACGTCGTCGATGCCATCCTCGATTTCGGTCGCGATACGGACGCTTCGGCAATCGTCTTCTCGCCGCGGCGGGGGTCGCGGTGGCTCGATCTCCTCTCGGGCAACCTCTCGGCGAAACTCGTCAAGCAGGCCGACCGACCGGTGATCGTCTTCCCAAGCGACGGTGAGGAGGAATGA
- a CDS encoding amino acid permease, which produces MSEQELAKDLGPLAALTIGVGTMIGAGIFVLPGPAVARVGPLVAVAFVLGGAIALLTALSASELGTAMPKAGGAYYYINHALGPLFGSIAGWANWMGLAFASAFYMYGFGQYVGEFLSVPGVEIGLLSLPPAKVIALFGAGFFVAVNYVGAKETGRLQNIIVVTLVLILAGFTLVGTFNADLSTLRPIAPFGYSPLLPTTGLIFVSFLGFVQITSVAEEIKDPGRNLPRAVIGSVLIVTVIYALVLVVLLAVVETPVVANNETAVVDVARMLAGPAGAALLLFGGLLATASSANASILASSRINFAMGRDGIVTAWLNEVHERFATPYRSIAVTGLFILVFIVFGDVETLATAGSVLHLLIYGLLNVALIVMREVNPPTYQPDYEVPLYPFTPVVGAIVSFALIGFIEPIVILLSVAFVVFAVLWYFFYARERSKTTGVASTALRRLQAGPETTQTAAPTPDGGTYRVLVPLAHPDHVDDLMTLGGAIGKANEGTVVAVHIVTVPDQTSLSYAAEHTEKFDLATGDTLDRAEAKADELGVDVETHTIFSHRAFEEVFDAARTHDADTVVMGWGKSEHGSPGRAESAIDELAHDLPADFLVLKDRGLDNSRILVPTAGGPDSDLSAVVARILADEYGSRVSLLHVAEDEETGQEFLEGWARSHDLEDAERIVRVDADIESAIKEEAEDATLLIVGATEKGLLSRLVRGSLVMDVLDEVSCSVLLAETKSERSFWRRLLG; this is translated from the coding sequence ATGAGCGAACAGGAACTGGCGAAAGACCTCGGGCCCCTGGCCGCGCTGACCATCGGGGTCGGGACGATGATCGGCGCGGGTATCTTCGTCCTCCCCGGCCCCGCGGTCGCCAGGGTTGGGCCGCTGGTCGCCGTGGCGTTCGTCCTCGGTGGCGCTATCGCGTTGTTGACTGCCCTGTCGGCCAGCGAACTGGGAACGGCCATGCCCAAGGCCGGCGGCGCGTACTACTACATCAACCACGCGCTCGGGCCGCTGTTCGGCTCCATCGCGGGGTGGGCGAACTGGATGGGGCTCGCGTTCGCGTCAGCGTTCTACATGTACGGGTTCGGCCAGTACGTCGGTGAGTTCCTCTCCGTTCCCGGGGTGGAAATCGGATTGCTGTCGCTGCCTCCCGCGAAGGTCATTGCCCTCTTCGGTGCTGGGTTCTTCGTCGCGGTCAACTACGTCGGTGCGAAGGAGACCGGCAGACTCCAGAACATTATCGTCGTGACGCTGGTTCTCATCCTGGCCGGGTTCACGTTGGTCGGGACCTTCAACGCCGACCTCTCGACGTTGCGTCCGATCGCACCTTTCGGCTACAGCCCACTGCTGCCCACGACCGGACTCATCTTCGTCTCCTTCCTGGGGTTCGTCCAGATCACCTCTGTTGCCGAGGAGATCAAAGATCCGGGGCGGAACCTCCCGCGGGCCGTCATCGGGAGCGTCCTCATCGTGACGGTCATCTACGCACTCGTCCTCGTGGTCTTACTCGCCGTCGTCGAGACGCCGGTCGTCGCGAACAACGAGACCGCGGTCGTCGACGTGGCACGCATGCTCGCGGGCCCCGCCGGGGCGGCCCTCCTTTTGTTCGGCGGACTGCTCGCGACGGCCTCGAGCGCAAACGCCTCCATCCTCGCCTCCTCCCGTATCAACTTTGCCATGGGTCGAGACGGTATCGTTACGGCGTGGCTGAACGAGGTCCACGAACGGTTCGCGACCCCCTATCGGTCCATCGCCGTCACCGGCCTGTTCATCCTCGTGTTCATCGTCTTCGGCGACGTCGAGACTCTGGCGACTGCCGGCAGTGTGTTACACCTCCTCATCTACGGTCTGTTGAACGTCGCGCTCATCGTCATGCGCGAGGTCAACCCGCCCACCTATCAGCCCGATTACGAGGTCCCGCTCTACCCCTTCACCCCGGTCGTCGGTGCCATCGTCTCCTTCGCCCTCATCGGGTTCATCGAACCGATCGTCATCCTACTCAGCGTGGCCTTCGTGGTCTTCGCCGTCCTCTGGTATTTCTTCTATGCGCGCGAGCGAAGCAAGACGACCGGTGTCGCGTCGACGGCCCTGCGGAGATTGCAGGCCGGCCCGGAGACGACCCAGACGGCAGCACCCACTCCCGACGGGGGAACCTACCGCGTCCTCGTTCCGCTCGCCCACCCCGACCACGTCGACGACCTGATGACCCTCGGCGGCGCGATCGGCAAAGCCAACGAGGGGACGGTCGTGGCCGTCCACATCGTCACGGTCCCCGACCAGACCTCGCTCTCCTATGCCGCAGAACACACCGAGAAATTCGACCTCGCCACCGGTGACACGCTCGATCGTGCCGAAGCCAAGGCCGACGAACTCGGCGTCGACGTGGAGACGCACACGATCTTCTCCCACCGGGCCTTCGAGGAGGTCTTCGACGCCGCGCGGACCCACGACGCGGACACGGTAGTCATGGGATGGGGCAAGAGCGAGCACGGGTCGCCAGGCCGGGCGGAGAGTGCGATCGACGAACTTGCCCACGACCTCCCCGCGGACTTCCTCGTGTTGAAAGACCGCGGACTCGACAACTCGCGAATCCTCGTGCCGACCGCGGGCGGCCCGGATTCCGACCTGAGCGCGGTCGTCGCCAGGATCCTCGCCGACGAGTACGGAAGTCGGGTCTCGCTGCTCCACGTCGCCGAAGACGAGGAAACGGGGCAGGAGTTCCTCGAGGGGTGGGCCCGCTCGCACGACCTCGAGGACGCCGAGCGCATCGTCAGGGTCGATGCGGACATCGAATCGGCCATCAAGGAAGAAGCCGAAGACGCCACCCTGCTCATCGTCGGGGCGACCGAGAAGGGGCTCCTCTCCCGGCTGGTCCGCGGATCGCTCGTGATGGACGTGCTGGACGAGGTGTCCTGCTCGGTGTTGCTGGCCGAGACGAAGTCCGAACGGTCGTTCTGGCGACGGTTGTTGGGCTGA
- a CDS encoding TrkH family potassium uptake protein, with the protein MSRHVYVDWRSALSLVGRVVKYLSVPLLIPLFLAVVYGDGILAFAVTIAVALLTGTLLESLYPDDVDIGAREGFLMVAMSWLAVSMVGAIPYVIAGFGTASTVAHPVNALFESMSGFTTTGATVMGDISVETHGEALMLYRQLTQWLGGMGIVVLAVAILPELSVGGAQLMDAEAPGPGIQKLTPRIRETARALWKAYLGITLLEIALLYGLYLTGFAPNMGLYNAVAHGLTTMPTGGFSPEARSIEAFSAIVQWVIIPFMIAAGTNFALFWHVLSGDPKRLFRDDEFQFYVGVLGVLAAAVTGVLFTHGESSIQLVELLSGDLEASARHAAFQVVSIVTTTGYASIDFNGFNEAGTFVIVAAMFIGGSAGSTGGGLKIIRWLVILKVIRRELFVTVHPEAVKPIRLNGKPVAENDIRGIFGFTLIYVVGFVLGTAIIVFDAQRVDLTLSVLEAASASAATLGNIGPGLGIVGPMNNYLPFPPTTKLVMVGLMWLGRLEILPVLVVLTRAYWTS; encoded by the coding sequence ATGTCGCGACACGTGTACGTCGACTGGCGGTCCGCACTCTCGCTTGTCGGCCGGGTCGTCAAGTATCTCTCCGTCCCGCTTCTCATCCCCCTCTTCCTGGCGGTGGTCTACGGGGATGGCATCCTCGCGTTCGCCGTCACCATCGCGGTGGCCTTGCTGACAGGCACGCTCCTCGAGTCGCTCTACCCCGACGACGTCGATATCGGGGCTCGCGAGGGATTCCTGATGGTGGCGATGTCGTGGCTCGCCGTCAGCATGGTCGGCGCTATCCCCTACGTGATCGCCGGCTTCGGGACGGCCTCGACGGTGGCCCACCCGGTGAACGCACTCTTCGAGAGCATGAGCGGGTTCACGACCACGGGCGCGACCGTGATGGGCGATATCTCGGTCGAGACCCACGGCGAGGCGCTCATGCTCTACCGCCAACTCACCCAGTGGCTCGGGGGCATGGGGATTGTCGTGCTCGCCGTCGCCATCCTCCCGGAGCTCTCCGTCGGTGGCGCACAACTCATGGACGCGGAGGCGCCCGGACCGGGCATTCAGAAACTCACTCCTCGCATCCGGGAGACGGCCCGGGCCCTGTGGAAGGCGTACCTCGGGATCACCCTCCTGGAGATCGCTCTTCTCTACGGCCTCTATCTGACGGGGTTCGCCCCGAACATGGGACTTTACAACGCCGTCGCCCACGGATTGACCACGATGCCGACCGGTGGGTTCTCGCCGGAGGCCCGGTCGATCGAGGCGTTCTCGGCCATCGTCCAGTGGGTCATCATCCCGTTCATGATCGCGGCGGGGACGAACTTCGCGCTGTTCTGGCACGTCCTCTCCGGCGACCCGAAGCGACTCTTCCGGGACGACGAGTTCCAGTTCTACGTCGGGGTGCTCGGTGTGCTCGCCGCGGCCGTCACCGGCGTGCTGTTCACGCACGGTGAATCGTCGATTCAACTGGTGGAGCTGCTCTCGGGCGACCTCGAAGCCTCGGCCCGTCACGCGGCCTTCCAGGTCGTCTCCATCGTGACGACGACGGGGTACGCCAGCATCGACTTCAACGGTTTCAACGAGGCCGGGACGTTCGTCATCGTCGCGGCCATGTTCATCGGCGGCAGTGCCGGGAGTACGGGTGGGGGGCTGAAGATCATTCGGTGGCTCGTCATCCTCAAGGTCATCCGTCGGGAGTTGTTCGTGACCGTCCATCCGGAAGCGGTCAAACCCATCCGGCTCAATGGGAAACCGGTCGCCGAGAACGACATCCGTGGGATATTCGGCTTCACGCTCATCTACGTCGTCGGATTCGTCCTCGGCACGGCCATCATCGTGTTCGACGCCCAGCGCGTCGACCTGACGCTGTCCGTCCTCGAGGCGGCAAGTGCCTCGGCCGCGACGCTCGGAAATATCGGCCCGGGGCTCGGCATCGTTGGCCCGATGAACAACTACTTGCCATTCCCTCCGACGACGAAACTGGTGATGGTCGGTCTGATGTGGCTCGGCAGGCTGGAGATTCTACCCGTGCTGGTCGTGCTCACCAGGGCGTACTGGACCTCCTGA